A portion of the Eulemur rufifrons isolate Redbay chromosome 30, OSU_ERuf_1, whole genome shotgun sequence genome contains these proteins:
- the LOC138378715 gene encoding protein FAM236D-like: MIFTPFLPPADLIVKGPLKDSAECAVLSDTTENPSGGTGSPREPALLRESWRSRFQRALACFTRSFRAGYQTLEN, translated from the exons ATGATCTTCACTCCCTTCCTTCCACCTGCTGACCTG ATTGTGAAAGGGCCACTAAAGGACTCTGCGGAATGTGCTGTTTTGTCTGACACCACGGAGAACCCATCCGGAGGCACAGGCTCGCCCAGGGAGCCTGCTCTTCTGCGAGAGTCTTGGAGGAGCCGGTTCCAGAGAGCCCTGGCATGTTTCACCAGGTCCTTCAG GGCAGGGTACCAGACGCTCGAAAACTGA